DNA from Actinoplanes sp. SE50/110:
GCGCAGCAGATGCTCGGCCGGCATATGGCCGCCGGGCGGGACGGCAACTGCGTCTGGTGTGGATGGCACTGGCCGTGCTCGGCCCGCCGCCTGGCAGAACGCGCCGACGCGGTGTCCCGCCGACCCTGGCGCGAGGCCTGGACCCTGCGACACGACTTGAACAGCCTGCCCGCCGCGATGACCGACAGGGGTCGCGCGGACCGCGGCAACCACAACCATCGGAGGTACGCCGACTGATCCAGACCTGGACGTCGCCGACGAGCTTGACCGTCCCCCGGCAAGCCTTGGCTTCCGGCCCGGCGTACGTCTCCCGGCGGTGACGCCGGGGCGCCCCGCCAGCGCTCCGGTATTCCCGCGCCCAAGCCCGCTTCTGAACCGGACCACGGATCGGCACGCCTCCGCTGATCCGCGCCTCCGGCCAGGCGCAACCGGTTCGAGCGGGGCGGTTGGCGGGAGCGCGTGACCACAGGTTCCCCCGCATTCATCGGTCACGCGTTCCCGCTCAACCAGCAGCCCGCCGCCGCTCGGTGGCGGGCTGTCACGGTCAGAGCGGGTGTTCGTATCGCACCTGCGGGACCGGGACATCGTTGACCGGCTCGGTGCGGGTCGCTCCGTCGGTCGTCCAGCCGCCGCGCTCGTAGAACCGACGGGCCGGATGATTCTCGGTCAGCACCCACAGGACCGCCCGAGCCTCGCCGATCGCCGGCAGGTCGGCCAGCGCGCGGACCATCAGCTCCCGGCCGACCCCGGTCCCGACCCGGGCCGGATCGACGTGGATCGCATAGAGTTCAGCCGCCCGCGGAGTCTCGCTGGGCCCGATGTAGCTGAATCCGGCCAGCTCGCCGTCCACCTCGGCCAGTGTCATCCGGTGCGTGTCCTGCTCCCATTTCCAGCGCTCGGCCCACCACTCGCCGAACGACTCGGCGGACCGCGCCGTGAGCACCTCCACCGGGATGAACCCCGCATACGCCGCCACCCGGGACCGCTGGTGCAGCGCCCCGACCCGGAACTGATCGTCGGCCCCCGCGGCCCGCAGCTGAAGCTTCATGCCGGAGACGTTAGCGACCGCCGGGTGACAACCCGGTGTCGGCGACCGGCGCGTCCCGGCGCGCCGGGAACGGGACCCGCATCAGGTCCTCGGCGATCGTGATCGGCCCGGCGAACTCGTCCCGGGCCTCGTCGAGGAACCGCGACGGATCCGGATACCGCTGCGAGAAGTGGGTCAGCACCAGGTGCCGCACCCCGCACTCCCGGGCCACCGCCCCGGCCTGCCCCGCGGTCAGATGCCCGACCTGGGCCGCCATCGCGGCATCCTCCGCCAGGAACGTCGACTCGATCACCAGCAGGTCCACCCCGCGGGCCAGCTCGTACACGCTGTCGCACAGGCCGGTGTCCATCACGAACGCCATGCTCTGCCCCGGTCGCACCACGCTGACCTGGTCGAGTGTCACGTCACCGAGGCGACCGGCCCGCTGCAGCTCGCCGACGGCCGGCCCGGTCACGCCGTGCGCGGCGAGCAGGGCGGGCACCATCCGGCGACTGTCGGACTCGGTCAGGCGGTAGCCGTACGACTCCACCGAATGCCGGAGTGGCAGCGCCGTGAGGCGCCCCGCGGACGTCTCCACCGCGAACCCGGCGCCGACCGGCGAAGCGACGATCTCGGCGTTGTCCCAGTAGCTCGTGGCGTGCCGCAGCCGGTCGTAGAACTCCTGGCCACCGGCCGGATAGTGGACCGCCACCGGGTGTGGCACCCGGTCCAGCGAGATGCGCTGCAGGATGCCGGGCAGCCCGAGGCTGTGATCGCCGTGGAAGTGCGTGACGCAGATCCGGCGCAGCGGGGTGACCGCGAGCCCGGCCAGCAGGAGTTGTCGCTGGGTGCCCTCGCCCGGGTCGAAGAGGATCACCTCGTCGTCGAAGCGGAGCAGGTAACCGTTGTGGTTGCGATGCCGGGTCGGCACCTGGCTGGCTGTTCCCAGCACGACGAGCTCACGCATCGGAAGTCCCTGAAATTAAGCGACCCCCGGGGACTTCCTCGCTCGCGAACGAGCGAGGTCCGGTCGGACAAGGCCGGATCCCCGGGGGTCGGGTGGCTGTCTGGTACTCGCCGGCCGCTGCCACACGGTCTCGACGCTCAAAACGAAGCTGTCAAGGACAGCGGCTAGCGGACAGCCACCTCACGAGTCCCGTTGCTATACAACTTCGGACCACCTCCCTTCACGTGTACGGCCACGTTAACCAGCCGCGGACGTCCGCGC
Protein-coding regions in this window:
- a CDS encoding GNAT family N-acetyltransferase; its protein translation is MKLQLRAAGADDQFRVGALHQRSRVAAYAGFIPVEVLTARSAESFGEWWAERWKWEQDTHRMTLAEVDGELAGFSYIGPSETPRAAELYAIHVDPARVGTGVGRELMVRALADLPAIGEARAVLWVLTENHPARRFYERGGWTTDGATRTEPVNDVPVPQVRYEHPL
- a CDS encoding ribonuclease Z; the protein is MRELVVLGTASQVPTRHRNHNGYLLRFDDEVILFDPGEGTQRQLLLAGLAVTPLRRICVTHFHGDHSLGLPGILQRISLDRVPHPVAVHYPAGGQEFYDRLRHATSYWDNAEIVASPVGAGFAVETSAGRLTALPLRHSVESYGYRLTESDSRRMVPALLAAHGVTGPAVGELQRAGRLGDVTLDQVSVVRPGQSMAFVMDTGLCDSVYELARGVDLLVIESTFLAEDAAMAAQVGHLTAGQAGAVARECGVRHLVLTHFSQRYPDPSRFLDEARDEFAGPITIAEDLMRVPFPARRDAPVADTGLSPGGR